A window of Paenibacillus sp. 19GGS1-52 contains these coding sequences:
- a CDS encoding DUF4359 domain-containing protein, protein MKKSMKIATVSATVLLGLSILLYTTKPTQEKYEQWVMEKVASRSAGQDSLKSLGLALFGEQMIRKGTTASDYGVARIFHTEFQGRSIKAIGILGMVIPLGKPEQTG, encoded by the coding sequence ATGAAGAAGTCTATGAAAATAGCGACGGTGTCCGCAACAGTGCTCTTGGGGCTGTCGATCCTGCTGTACACCACCAAGCCAACGCAGGAAAAGTATGAGCAATGGGTGATGGAGAAGGTTGCTTCCAGGTCCGCGGGGCAAGATTCACTGAAGAGTCTGGGACTGGCCCTGTTCGGCGAACAGATGATCCGGAAAGGCACCACTGCATCCGATTACGGAGTCGCCAGAATTTTTCACACGGAATTCCAAGGGAGGAGCATTAAGGCAATAGGGATTCTCGGTATGGTCATTCCGCTGGGAAAACCGGAGCAGACGGGTTAA